A region from the Kribbella shirazensis genome encodes:
- a CDS encoding bifunctional metallophosphatase/5'-nucleotidase yields the protein MTGRDRARSGGRRAVGLLAAGAAVALALAAGGSVSQAGAATEADTANQAAAAQAKKPAPTHSQIQLLAINDFHGNLEPAGGSGGNINGIPAGGAAYLATHLKELRAAAKAKGQQSVTVAAGDLIGASPLLSAAFHDEPTIEALNGMGLEAASVGNHEFDEGWRELLRMQTGGCLPDGDGQNNQNSCPDAAHPFEGATFKYLSANVFFENTRQTLFAPYTIKTFEDGRKVGFIGMTLENTPNIVTKAGVEGLTFTDEVETANALVPVLKEKGVESIVVLLHEGGFPADRTAYNSCPGISGPVVDINANLDPEIDAIISGHTHQGYNCSLPDKDKKPRLVTSASSFGRLVTEVRLSIDNATGDVDRVNTLANNQIVTRDVVQDARTAKLIAKYKSLVAPIENKVIGHITTPSVVRTPDDSLESPLGNLIADAQLADPSVVSGGKVPVAAFMNPGGIREHLLSNNGEVTFGQAFTVQPFNNFLVSMDMTGTQIKALLEQQFSGVNGPEAEKYKVLQVAGITYTWNPTAAAGSKVVAGSINIGGQPLVDGTTYRIVTNNFLSDGGDGFPAFTTATNKFFGGLDIDAFANYLTAHDPYTPVATDRISVGS from the coding sequence ATGACAGGACGAGACAGGGCGCGGTCGGGGGGACGGCGGGCGGTCGGGCTGCTCGCCGCCGGGGCGGCCGTGGCACTCGCCTTGGCCGCGGGGGGATCCGTGAGCCAGGCAGGAGCCGCGACCGAGGCGGACACCGCGAACCAGGCGGCCGCCGCCCAGGCGAAGAAGCCGGCGCCGACCCATTCACAGATCCAGTTGCTGGCGATCAACGACTTCCACGGCAACCTGGAGCCCGCCGGCGGCTCGGGCGGCAACATCAACGGGATTCCGGCGGGCGGCGCGGCGTACCTCGCCACGCACCTGAAGGAGCTCCGCGCGGCCGCGAAGGCCAAGGGGCAGCAGTCGGTGACCGTCGCCGCCGGTGACCTGATCGGCGCCTCGCCGCTGCTGTCGGCCGCGTTCCACGACGAGCCGACGATCGAGGCGCTGAACGGGATGGGACTCGAGGCTGCGTCGGTGGGCAACCACGAGTTCGACGAGGGCTGGCGTGAGCTGCTGCGGATGCAGACCGGCGGCTGCCTGCCGGACGGCGACGGGCAGAACAACCAGAACTCGTGCCCCGACGCGGCGCACCCGTTCGAGGGCGCGACGTTCAAGTACCTCTCGGCCAACGTGTTCTTCGAGAACACCCGGCAGACCCTGTTCGCGCCGTACACGATCAAGACCTTCGAGGACGGCAGGAAGGTCGGCTTCATCGGCATGACGCTGGAGAACACGCCGAACATCGTGACCAAGGCCGGCGTCGAGGGCCTGACCTTCACCGACGAGGTGGAGACGGCGAACGCGCTGGTTCCGGTGCTGAAGGAGAAGGGCGTGGAGTCGATCGTCGTGCTGCTGCACGAGGGCGGGTTCCCGGCCGACCGCACGGCCTACAACAGCTGCCCTGGCATCTCCGGTCCGGTCGTCGACATCAACGCCAACCTGGACCCGGAGATCGACGCGATCATCTCGGGCCACACCCACCAGGGCTACAACTGCTCGCTGCCGGACAAGGACAAGAAGCCGCGACTCGTCACCAGCGCGTCGTCGTTCGGCCGCCTGGTCACCGAGGTCCGGCTGAGCATCGACAACGCGACCGGTGACGTCGACCGGGTGAACACCCTGGCGAACAACCAGATCGTCACCCGCGACGTCGTGCAGGACGCGCGCACGGCCAAGCTGATCGCGAAGTACAAGTCACTGGTCGCCCCGATCGAGAACAAGGTGATCGGCCACATCACCACGCCGTCGGTGGTGCGGACGCCCGACGACTCGCTCGAGTCGCCGCTGGGCAACCTGATCGCCGACGCGCAGTTGGCCGACCCGTCGGTGGTGTCCGGTGGGAAGGTGCCGGTCGCAGCCTTCATGAACCCGGGCGGCATCCGCGAACATCTGCTGTCGAACAACGGTGAGGTCACCTTCGGACAGGCGTTCACCGTGCAGCCGTTCAACAACTTCCTGGTCTCGATGGACATGACCGGCACGCAGATCAAGGCGCTGCTGGAGCAGCAGTTCTCCGGCGTGAACGGGCCGGAGGCGGAGAAGTACAAGGTGCTCCAGGTCGCGGGCATCACCTACACCTGGAACCCGACCGCCGCGGCGGGATCCAAGGTCGTGGCCGGCTCGATCAACATCGGCGGGCAGCCGCTGGTGGACGGTACGACGTACCGCATCGTCACGAACAACTTCCTGTCGGACGGCGGTGACGGCTTCCCGGCGTTCACCACCGCCACGAACAAGTTCTTCGGCGGGCTGGACATCGACGCGTTCGCCAACTACCTGACCGCGCACGACCCCTACACCCCGGTCGCCACCGACCGGATCTCCGTCGGTTCCTGA
- the mshD gene encoding mycothiol synthase, which produces MTLEAVPSPLPSATAAAVTELARAAADSDGVNPLSERTLLHLDGEHPDDVHVLAYEGDPGTIEVTGLQSARNLVGYGALSPDGSAELFVAPDFRRQGFGTALLRMLLDHGGRRTRVWAHGRLPGTDELAQRLNLEVARELYFLRRTRAELPEPVWPDGIEVRTFVPGQDNDAWLAVNAAAFADHPEQGSWTAADLAERLQQPWFDPEGFFLAVDTTTGAVAGFHWTKVEEGVGEVYVVGVSPAYQGLGLGKALTLQGLHHLQTTRNLDEIVLYVDGTNTAARALYTNLGFTTAALDVQYAPHTP; this is translated from the coding sequence GTGACCCTCGAAGCCGTTCCCTCACCGTTGCCCTCGGCCACTGCCGCCGCCGTCACGGAACTCGCCCGCGCCGCAGCAGACAGCGACGGCGTCAACCCGCTCTCCGAGCGCACCCTCCTGCACCTCGACGGCGAACACCCCGACGACGTCCACGTCCTCGCCTACGAAGGCGATCCGGGCACCATCGAGGTCACCGGCCTGCAGAGCGCCCGCAACCTCGTCGGGTACGGCGCCCTGTCGCCCGACGGGTCGGCCGAACTCTTCGTCGCCCCCGATTTCCGCCGCCAGGGCTTCGGTACGGCGCTGCTGCGCATGCTGCTCGACCACGGCGGCCGCCGTACCCGCGTCTGGGCGCACGGCCGCCTCCCCGGCACCGACGAGCTCGCACAGCGCCTCAACCTGGAAGTGGCGCGGGAGCTGTACTTCCTCCGCCGTACCAGGGCCGAACTGCCAGAACCCGTGTGGCCGGACGGCATCGAGGTACGCACGTTCGTGCCCGGGCAGGACAACGACGCCTGGCTGGCGGTCAACGCCGCCGCGTTCGCCGACCACCCCGAACAGGGCAGCTGGACCGCCGCAGACCTGGCCGAACGACTCCAGCAGCCGTGGTTCGACCCCGAGGGCTTCTTCCTGGCCGTCGACACCACCACAGGAGCCGTAGCCGGCTTCCACTGGACGAAGGTCGAGGAGGGCGTAGGAGAGGTCTACGTGGTCGGCGTCTCCCCCGCATACCAAGGCCTCGGCCTAGGCAAGGCCCTAACCCTGCAAGGCCTCCACCACCTCCAGACCACGCGCAACCTGGACGAGATCGTGCTCTACGTAGACGGCACCAACACCGCCGCAAGAGCCCTCTACACCAACCTTGGCTTCACCACCGCAGCCCTGGACGTCCAGTACGCCCCTCACACCCCGTGA
- a CDS encoding DUF6318 family protein translates to MTHRNRPTLTLLACLTTAALTACGPGSPEAGRPNTAPPSSDTRTGSTPSAGTTPSSGSTSTPGSTSAIPTAPPDRPTTAKGATLTAAEQFVRYYSDLMNYAADTGDTGALRQASDSGCENCKTYADFIEKSNAANGLLVGDYHEHITDVQELTRGKPGFAGGSATLTVGAYTSKETKADTPLVSKPAKYTREFALSTQGGNWVMYEMKQTKQ, encoded by the coding sequence GTGACACACCGCAACAGGCCAACACTCACCCTTCTGGCCTGCCTAACCACCGCCGCCCTAACCGCCTGCGGCCCCGGCAGCCCCGAGGCGGGGCGTCCAAACACGGCCCCACCGTCGTCGGATACCCGCACCGGATCCACTCCATCTGCCGGCACGACTCCCAGTTCCGGCAGCACGTCCACGCCGGGGTCGACATCGGCGATCCCCACAGCGCCGCCCGATCGACCGACCACCGCCAAGGGCGCCACGCTCACCGCGGCAGAACAGTTCGTCCGGTATTACAGCGACCTCATGAACTATGCGGCCGATACCGGCGACACGGGCGCACTGCGGCAAGCGAGCGACTCGGGATGCGAGAACTGCAAGACGTACGCCGACTTCATCGAGAAGTCGAACGCGGCGAACGGTTTGCTCGTCGGTGACTATCACGAGCACATCACCGACGTGCAGGAGTTGACGCGGGGGAAACCCGGGTTCGCCGGCGGATCGGCCACTCTGACCGTCGGTGCATACACCAGCAAGGAGACGAAGGCCGATACGCCGCTCGTCAGCAAACCAGCTAAGTACACCCGCGAGTTCGCGCTGTCCACCCAAGGTGGGAATTGGGTGATGTACGAGATGAAGCAGACCAAGCAATGA
- a CDS encoding PKD domain-containing protein, which translates to MDERRVEFRTIPPEVVRPRPRDVSWELVRSETKNVIFPGLSVKVQPKGRTLVNLDTIVYTDDSKVSTTTVTLLGFPVVVEATPISYTWSFGDGSPAVTTSTPGKPYPSKEISHKYMKRGGVSLTLTTNYAARFNVADTGWQYIDGTVPITGPATPLQVREAVPVLVDPGR; encoded by the coding sequence GTGGATGAGCGGCGGGTGGAGTTCCGGACGATTCCGCCGGAGGTGGTTCGGCCGCGGCCGCGGGATGTTAGCTGGGAGTTGGTGCGGTCGGAGACGAAGAATGTGATTTTTCCGGGGTTGTCGGTGAAGGTGCAGCCCAAGGGACGGACCTTGGTGAATCTGGACACCATCGTCTACACCGACGACAGCAAGGTGTCGACGACGACCGTGACGTTGCTGGGATTCCCTGTCGTGGTTGAAGCAACCCCGATCAGTTACACGTGGAGCTTCGGCGACGGGAGCCCGGCAGTCACCACGAGCACCCCCGGTAAGCCGTACCCGTCGAAAGAGATCTCGCACAAGTACATGAAGCGCGGCGGCGTCAGCCTCACCCTGACCACCAACTACGCAGCCCGCTTCAACGTCGCCGACACGGGCTGGCAGTACATCGACGGCACCGTCCCCATCACCGGGCCGGCCACGCCACTCCAGGTCCGCGAAGCCGTTCCGGTCCTCGTCGACCCCGGGCGCTGA
- a CDS encoding alpha/beta hydrolase fold domain-containing protein gives MSPRLDAVLRDTITAAQANALVPLYKLPAAVRRRLAGAPIQIDGNTLDPDVQLLLRIENLLPRTTKTDAATARARFRNLCKLIPGTPAEVQRVTDLTVRGAAGQLGARLYVPAGAGRGLLVFFHGGGWVVGDLDTHDALCRAIAVDAGLRVLSVDYRLAPEAPAPTGAEDAIAAFTWAVDHAEDLGVDPALVAVGGDSAGGNLAAVVAQQTVRRDLPQPALQVLLYPSLDLVARRPSRDLFSDGFILTEEDIIWYRDHYTPDSTLRPDPIVSPLRAEDLTGLPPTYLSTAGFDPLRDEGLEYAEALTAAGNPLTHAHHPSLPHGHANLRTVPGKVQEAHAHLADHLRAALH, from the coding sequence GTGAGCCCACGACTGGATGCGGTACTGCGTGACACGATCACCGCCGCGCAAGCGAATGCCCTCGTCCCGCTGTACAAGCTGCCGGCAGCGGTACGCCGACGGCTGGCCGGCGCACCGATCCAGATCGACGGCAACACCCTCGACCCCGACGTGCAACTGCTCCTGCGCATCGAGAACCTGTTGCCCCGCACAACCAAGACCGACGCCGCCACGGCCCGCGCCCGCTTCCGCAACCTCTGCAAGCTCATCCCCGGCACACCCGCCGAAGTACAGAGAGTCACCGACCTGACCGTCCGGGGCGCCGCCGGTCAGCTAGGGGCCCGCCTCTATGTCCCGGCCGGCGCGGGTCGTGGCCTGTTGGTGTTCTTCCACGGGGGAGGCTGGGTGGTCGGGGATCTCGACACCCACGACGCGCTCTGCCGGGCGATCGCCGTCGACGCCGGCCTGCGGGTCCTCTCCGTCGACTACCGCCTCGCCCCCGAGGCGCCCGCGCCGACAGGCGCCGAGGACGCCATCGCCGCGTTCACCTGGGCCGTCGACCACGCCGAGGACCTAGGCGTCGACCCAGCCCTGGTCGCAGTGGGAGGCGACAGTGCGGGCGGCAACCTGGCCGCGGTCGTAGCCCAGCAAACCGTCCGCCGAGATCTCCCGCAGCCGGCCCTCCAGGTCCTCCTCTACCCGTCCCTGGACCTGGTCGCCCGCCGCCCCAGCCGAGACCTCTTCTCCGACGGCTTCATCCTCACCGAGGAAGACATCATCTGGTACCGCGACCACTACACCCCCGACTCCACCCTCCGCCCCGACCCGATCGTCTCCCCGCTTCGCGCCGAAGACCTGACGGGCCTCCCACCCACCTACCTCTCCACCGCCGGCTTCGACCCCCTCCGCGACGAAGGCCTCGAATACGCCGAAGCCCTAACCGCCGCCGGCAACCCCCTGACCCACGCCCACCACCCCTCCCTACCCCACGGCCACGCCAACCTCCGAACCGTCCCCGGCAAGGTCCAAGAAGCCCACGCCCACCTCGCTGATCACCTTCGCGCAGCCCTTCATTAG